From Rhododendron vialii isolate Sample 1 chromosome 10a, ASM3025357v1, the proteins below share one genomic window:
- the LOC131302996 gene encoding uncharacterized protein LOC131302996, producing MKNRFADALATLASMLELPIGVKLRPVLIEQRGTHVYDYVMNIDEPDDGLPWFYDIRNFIEKGEFPADSTRKDRIALQRLASQYIICGGQLYRRSPCGVHKLCVHGDDMKAVHLGGSRLLH from the exons atgaagaaccgcttCGCAGACGCCCTAGCCACTTTggcatccatgctggaacttccaattggGGTGAAGCTGAGGCCTGTCCTGATTGAGCAGAGGGGAACACATGTGTACGACTATGTCATGAACATCGACGAACCGGACGATGGGCTCCCTTGGTTCTACGATATTCGGAATTTCATCGAAAAAGGGGAGTTCCCTGCGGATTCAACTAGGAAAGATCGGATCGCACTGCAACGACTCGcatctcaatacatcatctgtggaggacaatTGTACCGACGATCCCCTTGCGGAGTTCACAAGTTGTGTGTTCACGGTGACGACATGAAAgca GTTCATCTTGGTGGCagtcgattacttcactaa